GGCCGAGAGGGCGAACCAGGCTGCCAGCGTGAGGCTGAGCAGGGCCACGGCACGAGGCAAGCTTCCTAGCCAGCGCAGAAGCTGGGCTCCGGCCGGACCATAGACTTCGCTCCCCGCAAGGCTGAGCATGGCTGCTACCCGGGTGGCGTCGATGGGATTGAGAAAGACCGCCGTCACGGCCAGGCGGTTGGCCCATAACTCGGGGAGCAGAAAGCTGAGTCCGATCACCAGCAAGTCGAATAGCAGAACCAGGAAGAACCACACCACCAAGACCACCGCATAGGCTCGTGTGGTGCGTCCCGACAGGATGCAGAGCAGGCTGGACAGTGCGATAAAGACCCAGCCTACGGCCAAAGTGAATCCGACCAGGTAGAGATAGCTGAGAAATCCTCGGCTGCCCACCTTGAAAGCGATGAGCGCGCCCGACAGTCCAAACCCCAGCAGAGTGGCGAGCAGATGAGAAGCGGCCAGCCCGCCCAGTTTGCCCAGCACGATTTCGGAAGACAAGACCGGTTCGGTGAAGAGCTGTTCGGTGGCTCCCCCTTCAGCACGAAAACTCTGCGTTCCCATCATCATGGCCGCCAGGGGGACGATGTAGAGAACCAGGTTGAGCAGGCTGATGGCGGTGCGGTCAAAACCCTGAAACCCGGTGTATTCAATGACTGCCAGCCCGAAGTAGCTGACCGCCAATGTCAGGACTGCCAAGACGGCGGCGTAGGAGGCCAACCAGCGGTTGCGCAGCGTGAGGCGCAGCTCCTGGCGGGCGATAGCGGCCACAACGCCGGGTTGAGGCAAAGAGTCCTTCAAGGTTCCACCTCGCGACGGAACTGCTGCCACGTGAGCAACCTCCCGTCCATTTCTCGGGCCCAGTGGCGGGCTCCTGCCGCATCGGCCAAAGCGGCCGTTGCGTAGCCCATTGGAGAGGGAATCCTCTGGGAGCGCACGAAGACGGCCTGGTGGACCGGCATCCATTGCTGAGTGCGGTAGTCAACCACGTAAAGGGCCGTGGACGGATCCGTGCGGTTCTCGCGCAGCCAGAGCGCCATGCATCCGATGTCGTCAAAGAAGGCCGCGCCCGAGGGCTGCACCGCCTGGGCGGCGTAGCGTTTTTCGGAAATCGCCATGCGGCAGCGGTTGCAGATGTCTTCGTCGAGGCGCAGCCGTTGCGGTTCCAACCCGCCGCCGCAAGCGGCCGACAGGATGGCCGCGGCAGCCGCGCACAGCACCATCCGCCTGACCTCAGCCTTGGTCTCGCTTATCCACATAGCTCATGTAAACTCGTTCGATTGATGGTTCCTCGGTTTGAAAGCTCTCGACCTGGCCCAGCTCGGCCAGCCTGGCCAGGATTTGGTAGCGCCGGCGAGGCGAAGCCGTGACCAGCAGGGAGCGGCCGTTGAGTCCGACCTCGATTGCCCCGGCCTCTTTGGCCGCCTGTGCCAGGGCGGGGCTCGTGCTCTTCATTCTTACCCGCAATAGAGAGCGGCGGCTCAACTCAGCCCGCAAGGCGGCGACGTCTTGCCTTGCCACGACCCGTCCATCCACCAGTATCACGGCCTTCTCGGCCAGGCCTTCGACGTCGGCCAGAACGTGGGTCGAGAAGAGCAGAGCCCGGCCTTGCTCACGCCAGCGGCCTGCCAATTCGCGCATATGAAGGGCGGCTTCGACGTCCAGGCTGGCGGTGGGTTCGTCGAAAAGCATCAGCTCGGCCT
The DNA window shown above is from Acidobacteriota bacterium and carries:
- a CDS encoding ABC transporter permease subunit is translated as MKDSLPQPGVVAAIARQELRLTLRNRWLASYAAVLAVLTLAVSYFGLAVIEYTGFQGFDRTAISLLNLVLYIVPLAAMMMGTQSFRAEGGATEQLFTEPVLSSEIVLGKLGGLAASHLLATLLGFGLSGALIAFKVGSRGFLSYLYLVGFTLAVGWVFIALSSLLCILSGRTTRAYAVVLVVWFFLVLLFDLLVIGLSFLLPELWANRLAVTAVFLNPIDATRVAAMLSLAGSEVYGPAGAQLLRWLGSLPRAVALLSLTLAAWFALSAWTASFLLRRRDL
- a CDS encoding nitrous oxide reductase accessory protein NosL, which gives rise to MWISETKAEVRRMVLCAAAAAILSAACGGGLEPQRLRLDEDICNRCRMAISEKRYAAQAVQPSGAAFFDDIGCMALWLRENRTDPSTALYVVDYRTQQWMPVHQAVFVRSQRIPSPMGYATAALADAAGARHWAREMDGRLLTWQQFRREVEP
- a CDS encoding ABC transporter ATP-binding protein → MKPLLQVQGLSKSYQGRPAVQEVSFCVQAGQSVALLGPNGSGKTTILRCVAGLLKVDSGSISIAGLRQSRNNRQVRRHFTYLPQQASFPPVLSASEIIAFHARLRGLGERERRQALQEAGIPQRDQARPVSGLSVGMRQRLSLAVAGMGQAELMLFDEPTASLDVEAALHMRELAGRWREQGRALLFSTHVLADVEGLAEKAVILVDGRVVARQDVAALRAELSRRSLLRVRMKSTSPALAQAAKEAGAIEVGLNGRSLLVTASPRRRYQILARLAELGQVESFQTEEPSIERVYMSYVDKRDQG